The region TTGTCTCGTCACTTTGCCATCCTCAACCTGCATTTCCACCTTGTGCTTGGAAGTGGCTTCTCCATCTCCAGCCATGACGTGGTATTGCAGCCAttctgcaggaaggaagaagtgGAGGGGGAGAGACACTGTTCTTTTCTTTAAGATACCCTTGTTATTTCAGGAGACTTCTTAGAAGTTGCTCTCACTACTTCTGAATACATCCAAACTTCCAGACCCTTAGTTCACATGCCTACACCCAGCTGCAGAGGAGGGTGGGAGAAGTAGCTTTAACTTGGAGGTGTCATTGAAGAATGGAGATTCGCAGCAGTTAGCAGTCTCTGCCACAACACTGTTCCAAGGCTTTCCTCAGATTCTCAACGGTGTCTATGACACAGAGGGGCTTAAGAAACTCTGCTTTATAAAATTGTGGTGAGTTTCGGGGTCACAGCATATCAGCACCCTTCCAGCACTGGGACCAGCATACCCAGAACATTTAGCCTAGGCAGAATACCATTCAGTTTACTCACCTTTCCTGAAGGCTTGCCATGGGTCTGACATTGGGCTGATAATAAGCAAGTCCCTACCTACCCTCAAGGCATGATTTCTCTCCCCTGGCAGCTCACCCAGTCAGTAGCTTGTTTCTGGAGCAAGCCATGGTGAAAGATAATGAAGACAAACGTATTTTGTGTAAGTCAAGTGGATTCTACCCAGAGGATATTAGCATAACGTGGAAAAGGTGGACCCAGAAGGATCCCCAGTTCCAGGAGCTTTCTGAGGACATCATCACTGGCCCCACCATCAAGAATGAGGATGGTACATTTAATATCACTAGCTACTTGAGGCTGAAGCCCTCTCTGGAAGACAATGTGACCATCTACCAGTGTGTGGTATGGCATGTATCCTCACTCATGTGCCAGAGTTTCAACTTCACCCCAATTCTGATAGGTAAGCATCCCCCTAGACATTTCCCCAACTTTTCATCTTGAGGGGAGTATAATATCAACTTTGGTTCCCACACAGTCTAGGGGAATATGGGGGCCaatagggaaggagagaaagcttGGTCTGGTGTAGCTCAGCCCCAGAGTCAGCGGTCCAGATTAGGTCCTTAAGCCGGGACAGATGGTCTAATAGGTAGAGAGTGGTGATGACCTGGCTTCCAGGGTCATGGCTCTGGTCCTGCTGGTCCAATGCATCTGCCTAGAGCTGAGGGAGGTAAGGAAGGCAGAGGCTAACTAGTGGCCCTGGGGAATGTGGTCAGGGTGTGCCAGATGGTGCTTGGGATGGCcctgaagggagagagaaattgttCCTGGAAGTAAGGACTAGggattgtgtgggtgggtggtgTGTGCAGGGATGTGTTTAGGATATGTGTGGGGCATGGGGAATATGAAATTGAAATATGCTTTGTGTGTATGGTATAAGGGATTTGTCTGGgtgatatgtatatgtgttagtcCGTATGGGctgctattgggttggccaaaaggttcattcgtttttttccataagatggctctattagcacttagttgtctttaacttcattcaaaacagttttgttagattgtacatgacagctgtcatatcagtgtgcatttaaaaaaagacatcaaaattggtaaatttttgtgtagccattttaatattgaagatggaagaaaaaaagcaacatttttggcatattatgctttattatttcaagaaaagtaaaaacgcaaccgaaatgcaaaaaagatttgtgcagtgtatggagaaggtgctctGACTcatcaaacgtgtcaaaagtggtttgcgaagtttcgtgctggagatttcttgctggacgatgctccacggtcaggtagaccagttgaagttgatagcgatcaaatcaagacattaattgagaagaatcaacattataccacgcgggagatagccaacatactcaaaatatccaaatcaagcgttgaaattcatttgcaccagcttggttatgttcatctctttgatgtttgggttgcacgtaagttaagcgaaaaaaaccttcttgaccgtatttctgcatgcaattctctacttaaacataacgaaaatgttctgtttttaaaacaaattgtaacgggcgatgaaaagtgggtaCTCTATAATAATGTGAAACGGAAGAGATCGtaggcaagcgaaatgaaccaccaccaaccacacgaaaggccagtcttcatccaaagaaggtgatgtgtatatggtgggattggaagggagtcctctatcatgagctccttccggaaaaccaaacgattaattccaacaagtactgctcccagttagaccaactgaaagcagtactcgacgaaaagcgtccaggattagtcaacagaaaatacataatcttccatcaggataatgtaagaccgcatgtttctttgatgaccaggcaaaaactgttacagcttggctgggaagttctgattcatctgctgtattcaccagacattgcacctttggatttccatttattctggtctttacaaaattctcttaatggaaaaaatttcaattccctggaagactataaaaggcacctggaacagttctttgctcaaaaagataaaaagttttgggaagatggaattatgaagttgcctgaaaaacggCAGAagatagtggaacaaaagggtgaatacgttgttcaataagttcttggtgaaaatgaaaaatgtgtcttttatttttacttaaaaatcgaaggcacgttttggccaacccaatacaacaaATTGCCACAGACTGGGTcactttataaacaacagaactttatttttcacagttctggaggctggaattctGAGATTAGTGTGCCACCATGGCTAAGTGAGAGCCCTTTTCCAGGTTTCAGACTTCTCATGGTGTCCTCACATTGTGGAAGGGGCGAGGGATCTCTCAAGGGCCTCCTTTATAAGGCACTAATCTgactcatgagggctccaccctcatgacctaaagCTCCCCAaatccccacctcctaataccatcatattgggcattaggatttcaacataagaattttgagGGGAGATAGACATTCAGTCTTTAGCAGTATACAAGTGATATAGGGTAGTGTAGTAGTATGGAAGCTTTGAACGTGTGCATGGCATGTGTATATTGTATGTGGTGTTTGATATTGCGGTGTTTTTCTGGCAAGTGCTAAGCAGGCTGTTTGATGTGTGGAGGTGTTAAGTGATAGGATGGAGGACGCAAAGACGTGTGGCAGAAGGTTGGTGGTTCTATCTCTGACAGGGAAGATGACACACAACCACACAGATCCTAGAAGCAGTCGTGTGGTCTCTTTGGCCCCTACCAGTAGGTTTCCTCTTAAtgttctcctcttctttctctctgcagAATCTGAGAAGAAAACTGACTCGTGGATTGTTTGGTTGTGTATTGGATTGATCTTTACTGGACTGAtcttagtaattttatttttatatttttttctttggaaaaggtAAGAGGCTGCAAAGCAAAGTTTAGACTTATGTTTTGGAGTAGGCTCTGGGAGTTCAGAACTCACGGCCAATGCATGGTGTTGGGGAGTTCTCAGGGTTGATGCTGGGATATTCTGAGTGTGTTTATGGTGTGTGGCTTTTTCTGATGTGTTGGGGAGGAACTGTCTCATTTGGTCTCCATGTGGTGGCCTGGGACTCTGGGGAGATGCATTGTAAAGCCCCTCTGCCTTCTCATAATAAAGTCTCACTGTAAATCAAACCTGACCTCATTGTTCACACCAGGCCTGTGAATGATGTGGGCTGCACTAGTGTTCTCACATATAGAATCCATAGCTCAGAGAGGGGAATTCCTTCCCCCAGTTgctcatatttttttaatagctcAATGAGATAACTTACCACCCAGATTTTACTGGTTTAACCAAGAACTTCTAACCCTAGTGAGGGTGTTTCCAAACTAAAACATGTTTCCAAACATGTTTATCCCTCTGGCCCACATAGCAAATAAAATAACTCAAGCTGTTGTTGAGACCAGTGTAAATGTGTTGGTTAAATGGTTCTAGGTAATAAAATTGCCTCCAGTTATTTATGAGCCTGCCAAGGCAGAATCTGTGCAATAGCTAATATATCTCATTATAAATGCTTTAGGAAAAGCAGAACAATCCATTAATCAAGAAAAAAGGCTGTTTGTCTAAAGTTGGCCAACTGATTCATAGAGCCTGCTGGAGGGTGAGAGACACTGGAATCAGAGCCTGCTACAGGATGAGAGACCCTGGAAGCTGGAGCTAGTTGCTCTAGTGGAGGCCAGTCTAGATCAGATGACAGCCACCAGACATGTAAGCAAATCTAGCTAAGATCATCAGCACCAACAGAACCAACTCTCAAATGCATGAgaaatacttattttttctttttctttttcttttttttcgggGGTGGGCTGtgtcacggcatgtgggatcttagttttcctggccagagattgaacccgtgtcccctacggtggaagcgtggagtcgtaaccactggagcaccagggaagtccctttttttttctttctttctttctttttttgagaaatacTTATTTTTTCACAGCCACTGTGTTTTAGGGTGGCTTGTTACGTATcaaaagctaactgatacagCTCCCCAGGAAGTTGAATTTTGACCCAAAAGTGTGGTTACCATGGAGATGTGCTGCTGAGACCCCCTCCAAGACAGAGCCTGCTATGAAGAGTATACTTAGCCACCATGTTCCAGCTATGGCATCTCCGGGATCTGCTGTAGCTTTTGAGCTTATGCCATGCTCTCCTGGCCAGCCAATGGCTGATCAAGGCAGGAATCTTTGGAGCTCCCTGTTGGGGTGGCTGAGATTTTCTTGGAGTTGCACCGTCATCTGACGCTCTTGCTAGCcaatcttcctttcttcctcccttcacaGGTATCAGACCTATGTCAAAGTTTCAGTCAGAACTGTAGTTATTTACTTCCCTCTGGTTTACCCTGGAGTATCTTCTCTTCCCCAATAATAATGGCATTATGGGAAAAACTGGAGTTGATCAAGTGAAGAGTACGCAGAGGCAGGGCTGCGTAATAAATTGTGTAGTGTATCACTGCTTCACTCATTGGCATCAGTGCCTGGAAGGACCTAAGTATGGGGGAAAGACAGAAGTTCACACTCCTGTACCCAGGTTGGCCAGTCTAGGTAGCCTGACTTTCACATCACTCCAGAGTTGGGCCAGCCCAGAGTGGAAATAGAGTAGCGTGTAGGTAGATGAAGATGTACAATGCCCCAATCAGGTGGTCCTGGCACAGAGGATGCCAGTAATCTAGATTCTAATGCAACAAACCCACTCTTTGGAACTCAGTTCTGACCTTAATCCCATTGTTCGGCCTTTCCGCAACTCCTTTCAAGTTGGAACAGATCTGTTGTTCTTCAGGCCTGCCCCAGTCTAGGGTCAGCAGCATTCATGTCTTCTTCCCCCAAGTCTTCTGCATGTCTTGGTACAATAGGGTGTCTGACACTGCACCTGGGGAGACCTCAGAGGTGAGCCCAGAGATGTGTGGGGATCCAGGGCTACTCCCTGCAGCAAGCTCCCTAGGAAAGTTCTCCCTAAAAGAAGATGTTGGAGAGGAACTCAAGAGCAGGACAGAGCTGGGAGGATGCTACCTGAGGAGAACGGGTTCCATAGAAGCTGGGTGAGTCCTCCCCAGCAGAAAGGCTGGAGGTCCACCTTAGTGGGCCACATGTGGGCCATGCGGTGACTGGCTGGAGATGCCAAATCCAGAGGCGTTAGGCCTGAGCAGGTTTCCAGTATGGCTAGTGGGCTAGTTTTTCCAGACTAGCAATTCAGTTTCACTACTGAAGAGGGTGGCTTGGCTTCCCTCCTCTCTTGAACTCAGGACTGAGGCCCAGGACACATGTCACAACACCTGGTGTGAGTTGGGGACAGACAGGAGTGGCAGATGTGCCCCATTAGTCTGCATTGCCACCTGACTGGCTGTGGGGAAGGTAGCCTGGAAAGTAGGGACCCCAGTCCATTTGCAAGAAGGCGGAAGATGGAGGGTTCATCATGCACTGGGTGGGAGAAAGTGTTGGTGAGGtcctgtaatagggaagaacctttgtattctattacgagttaatcactaaagggatgttgcctataagcttaaattatacataatggcccgtccctgggaaccctgcctcccacgtgatgagcattaagctaaaatacctttgtttagctcaaaggaaacatcctgaccaggcccacctgtgaatgactgcagcaaggaagaaattaacacatcccctctggaggctgaccggAACCAGGGCATGTTTGACtttaccccctccccttttagtataaaagaagcctgaattctgacTCATGCAAGATGGTTCTTAGGGGCACAAGCGCACCACCTTCTCCGTCTGCTGGCTTTATGAATAAAGTCGCTGTTCTTTGCCTCAACAACtcgtctcttgatttattggcctggcATGCGgcgagcagtacaagcttggactcagtTAACAGTCCCTCTGGCTCCCTTGGTGTTTTGGACGTGATCTAGGCTGTCACTTATCATAGCTGAGTCTGTGTCAGTCTCAAATCTGGGACCTTCCTGAGTTATGCTTTCCCTTCCTGTTCTTGGTCTAGAGACATGACAGTTGAGAGCAAGGGGGCACCCCTAGAAAAAGGTGGCACTCAGGAAATTGGGACTGTGCAGCagggggaagggagcagggcTGTGGTTTGagacagacttgggttcaaatcttgggcctgccacttactagctgtgagatGTTAGCAAGTTAACACCAAGTCTGATCCCAATTCCTCATCTGCAAACCCAGAGAACAGTGCCTCTGTCAGCAATGGACCACAGTGACATGAGCTACATCCTTGGGATCTGGAGAGCCAGTTCTGCACACAGGGTGTGGACGAGCTTGGACTGCTCCATCTGCTCTCATGTGACGCCCAATGCTGTCCTGGAGGCGGAATATCAGAAACAAAATTCTCACAAAAGTTCCTGCTGGGCTGAGTGGAGCTCAGGGGAGCTCCCTTGTCTAGTTTAGACAAGTGCCTTAAAAAGGGGGTGCCCCCACATGGTGGGAGCACTACCAGTGGACAAGAACATCCGGTGGAGGGTGTCAAGGAAGGGCTGGTCCAGCTGTCCCTCCATGCCTGGAACTTTCCAGCTCCTCCCTGAGCTAAGCCTAAAGGCTAGGGGTCTCAGAGCCGAAAGCCTAGGACCAGTGGTTCTGAGTTTTGGGGAtcaagtaggtcttgtctgtggTCAGCAGGTGGCGCTGAGCCCTCAGTTCTGCCGGTTCACTGTCACCAGCTGTTTAAGGTGCATGAGGGAGTGGAGGAAGGTTACTCTGGATGGTCCCCAGAGAAGGTGCTGCCCAGGAGCTTCTCATTAGTGAGTCTGGCCCCCTCCTCTGGTCTTAAGGACAGCCAAGCTGAGTCCCAAGAGCCAGGCACTGTCCCCAGAACTCTGGGCCAACTCTGAGTAGCTTCTCATCCCTTCTTCCTCTAAACCAGAAACAGGTCAGCTCAGCAAGGAATCAGTGTTGGGGGTCTGTGGGTGCAGAGAGGGGGCATCTTAGAGCTTCGACCAGCAGCTTCCTGGCCGTTCGGCCCTGCCTCTGGAGTAGCCTGGGACAAACTCACTGATCCAGCCAAAGCCCTCTGCAGGCCTCAAACTGCAGCATTGACCTTGGCTTGTTGTCCTGTACATtatccatcattcattcattcattcattcagcacttaCTCAGGGCCAGTCACAGTGCTGAATCAGGCACAgtccctgacctcaaggagcCATGGACTTGGGGATGGGGAGACGGACCCATAAACACAGGCAAAAGTAGAATGCCCACAAGcacagaggaagggaagggaccaTCGCTTCCTAGAGGAATCAGGGGAGGCTTCAAGGAGGCATCACTTGGCTTGGACCTTAATGGATTTCAACAGGTAGAGATGAGGCTTGGGCAGTCCAGGCAAAGGGAATAAGTAAGCAAAAGCTCAGATGTAGGAAGATAAATACAAGGAGGGGATACTGAGGCTGCCAGTGGGACGGCTGGTTGCACAGTGTCCTGGCCAGAGAACAGTAAGCTGTAAGGCTGGAAAGCAGGCAAAGCCTGAAATGACTGGTCACAGGTCTAACCTTGACCAGCAGGTGATGAGGAACTACTGGAGGCACTTGACATTGGAGAGAATGATGTCTTTTAATAAGACCACTCTGGTGGCTACATGGCAGATGGTGTGCAGAGGATGAGATGGAGACAAGAAGCCCAGGTAACAGGTGCAGTCACAGCCCCTGTCATCGGGGTCTGAGCTGGGAGGGGACATTGTGTAGAAAGTAAGACCAGGCAGAGAAACGCATCACCAGGGGACATATAACAGCACCTTCTCTCAGCATTTGCTTGCTCAGTTGTCTCATCACGTGGCTGATTGAACAGCAGTCTcaacagttaacatttattgagcactggtTATGGACGAGGCACTCAAGCATTTGACATAACGCTTTTCACTTACTCCAACaattctatgaggtaggtactattagtatccccactttatagatgaggcaactgaggcacagagaggttaagttatgtGACAAAGGTCTTAGAACTCAAGCAGCTGTTTTGAGAGCTAACGCTCCAACTGCCACACTAATGCCTGTGACATACCCGCCTCTCTCCTTGAGCCCCTCGGCCTTCCATCAGTCCCCTGGGAGTGGAGGCAGGGCTCAGGGCTATAAGCCTGATGGGTGCCCAACTGAGATGGTCAGACGGTCTTGTAAGGCTGGACTACCGAAGGCAGGAAGGGGAAGTCTCTGAACTGGGGGAAGAGGGCCAGCCCCAGGTCCCTTTCCTGGCCTCCCAGCTAGGGTCCATGGCACCTCTGAGATGTAGGCTGGCAGCTGCCAGCCCCTGctctccctgcccaccagcaAGAACAGCCCAGAGTTTAGGTCACGAAGGGGGAGGCTTTATTGACAATGGAGAAGGCAGAATTCTGGGCAAGTACACACAGCACTGCTCCAAGAGTCCGGCTTGGGGGTCAAGCCTGCCAGGACCGAGGGCCTTTTTGCCTCAGGGACCTCACCCACCCCTTCCATCCTGAGCTTTCCAACATCTCCTTTTCTAGCAACCCAAAGGCCCTCCGTGGCCACCCTCTTGACAAAGTGAGTGGCAACCACTGCGGGGGGGAGCCAGGCCAGAGTACAGTCTGAGGCCTGCCAAACGTGGTGGGCCCAGGACCCCAGTCTCTCCCCAGCCTCTTTCAGCTTGGCACGCCAGGGTCCGCCCCAGCCCACTCCAGCCTCCCAGGGCCGGGGACAGAATGGGAGCAGGCAGGTgcagcagccccagcccctggagCCCCCATTGAAGAAGCCTTGGGGTCAGGGGTAAGGGGCCCGTCTCCCCTTCCCCGtgcctgggcagggctcagcaagGTAAGCCTCCTGGTGCCATTTCCTCTCTGCCAAGCCCGCCCCAGGGAGGCTCCACATCTCCAACCCTCCAGCTAGACTGTGCTCCCTCATTGCCTGCCCTCCCCAGCAGGCCAGGCCCACCCTTTTGGCCATCACCTTTTCAGAGACCAAGTAGGGGCTGGGGCCTCACCACAGGCATCTCTCAGGGCCACAGAAACAGAGCAGCAGGCCTCCCATCTGGGGACTGTTCTTCCCCAGCCACCCGCCCGGCTTGCAGCCGGTCAGTCGTGGCGGCCAAGGACTAGATGGGAGTCCCAGCTTTAGGGCCTGACACTTCTCACAGCTCCCCTAGCCTGGGGCGGGGTCGGGGGGAAAGCCAGTCCTGAGTTGGGCCTGGGAGGAGCAGGGACAAAAATAACCCGGTACAGGCTCCTGCTGAGGCCAGAAATAGAGTAGCGACAAGTGCCTTGCAACACCCTGGGCGAGCAGCAGGCGGGGAGGCTGAGATGAGGAGGGCCCAGCCTCTTAACAGGTCCTGTCCTGGCCGAGGGGCCCGCACCACGTCCGCTCTACATACCATGCCACACTGGCCTGCACACACATGAGGAGGGGGGCCCAAGGGAGCAGGGCTCAGGACAGGGAATCTGGAGAGATGCTGAACTTGGCCTTGGCCTTGGCCACGGCCATGCTGCGCTTGCGCAGGGACCCGCGGGCGAGGGTCAGGATATCCAGCAGGCTGGGGTCCTCATCCAGCTGGCGGGCCGTGCAGAGCGGCGTGGGCACTTTGATGGTGTTGCCAAACTTGGAGTAGTCCACAGAGTAGCGGCCATCCTCCTCGGACACGATGGGTACAAAGCGCTGGCCCCACAGGATCTCGTCGGCCAGGTAGGAGGTGCGGGCCTGGGTGGTGATGCCCGTGGTTTCCACCACACCTTCCAGGATGACAACGATCTCAAGGTCGTGATGGTGGTGCAGGTCGCAGGGCGCCAGGTCATAGAGCGGGCTCTTGGCGTCAATGACGTGGTAGATGATGAGGGGAGCCACCAGGAAGATGTTATTGCCACCCACACCACTCTCCATGGGGATGTCCAACTGGTGGAGGGGTACCACCTCGCCCTCAGGGCTGGTGGTCTTGCGCACCACCTGCATGTGGATGGTGGCGCTGATGATCATGCTCTTGCGGAGGTCGCCCACGCGCAGCATGAAGCAGAGGCGGCTGTGGCGCAGGGCAATGACGGCATGCTTGCTGAAGATGAGGGTCTCAGCCCGCCGGTGGGCCTGGGCAGTCTTCATGAAGATGCAGCCCAGCATGATGGCATTGATCATGAGCCCCACGATGTTCTGCACAATGAGGATCAGGATGGCCAGAGGGCACTCCTCGGTCACCATGCGCCCGCCGAAACCGATGGTCACCTGTACctcaatggagaaaaggaagGCAGATGAAAAGGAGTGGATGCTGGTGATGCAGGGCACAGCAGCAGCCTCACCAGGGGCCAGGTCACCGTGGGCGAAGGCGATGAGCCACCAGACCATGGCAAAGAGCAGCCAGCTGCACAGGAAGGACATGGTGAAGATGAGCAGCGTGTATGGCCACTTGAGGTCCACCAGCGTGGTGAACACGTCCTGCAGGAAGCGACCTTGCTCCCGGATGTTCTTGTGGGCCACGTTGCAGTTGCCATTCTTGGACACGAAGCGGGCTCTCCGCTCACGGGCACGGTACCGGGGCTCTGTCGGGTCCTCTGCTAGCCGCGTCAGCACATACTCCTCAGGGATGATGCCTTTGCGGGACAGCATGGCTCCAGCGACCACCAGGGGGAGGTCTCCCCCATGGGGGAGGAGCAACCACCTGACTGAGCCTTCAGCCTACTGTGGGGTTTCCGCCCTGGGACCACCCTAAGTCTGCACCGGCCTCACTTCTGAGATGCCTCCCCAGCTAGACTCATCCTCACCTCCAC is a window of Eschrichtius robustus isolate mEscRob2 chromosome 11, mEscRob2.pri, whole genome shotgun sequence DNA encoding:
- the KCNJ11 gene encoding ATP-sensitive inward rectifier potassium channel 11 isoform X2, with amino-acid sequence MLSRKGIIPEEYVLTRLAEDPTEPRWLLFAMVWWLIAFAHGDLAPGEAAAVPCITSIHSFSSAFLFSIEVQVTIGFGGRMVTEECPLAILILIVQNIVGLMINAIMLGCIFMKTAQAHRRAETLIFSKHAVIALRHSRLCFMLRVGDLRKSMIISATIHMQVVRKTTSPEGEVVPLHQLDIPMESGVGGNNIFLVAPLIIYHVIDAKSPLYDLAPCDLHHHHDLEIVVILEGVVETTGITTQARTSYLADEILWGQRFVPIVSEEDGRYSVDYSKFGNTIKVPTPLCTARQLDEDPSLLDILTLARGSLRKRSMAVAKAKAKFSISPDSLS
- the KCNJ11 gene encoding ATP-sensitive inward rectifier potassium channel 11 isoform X3, which translates into the protein MSRSSWLLFAMVWWLIAFAHGDLAPGEAAAVPCITSIHSFSSAFLFSIEVQVTIGFGGRMVTEECPLAILILIVQNIVGLMINAIMLGCIFMKTAQAHRRAETLIFSKHAVIALRHSRLCFMLRVGDLRKSMIISATIHMQVVRKTTSPEGEVVPLHQLDIPMESGVGGNNIFLVAPLIIYHVIDAKSPLYDLAPCDLHHHHDLEIVVILEGVVETTGITTQARTSYLADEILWGQRFVPIVSEEDGRYSVDYSKFGNTIKVPTPLCTARQLDEDPSLLDILTLARGSLRKRSMAVAKAKAKFSISPDSLS
- the KCNJ11 gene encoding ATP-sensitive inward rectifier potassium channel 11 isoform X1 produces the protein MLSRKGIIPEEYVLTRLAEDPTEPRYRARERRARFVSKNGNCNVAHKNIREQGRFLQDVFTTLVDLKWPYTLLIFTMSFLCSWLLFAMVWWLIAFAHGDLAPGEAAAVPCITSIHSFSSAFLFSIEVQVTIGFGGRMVTEECPLAILILIVQNIVGLMINAIMLGCIFMKTAQAHRRAETLIFSKHAVIALRHSRLCFMLRVGDLRKSMIISATIHMQVVRKTTSPEGEVVPLHQLDIPMESGVGGNNIFLVAPLIIYHVIDAKSPLYDLAPCDLHHHHDLEIVVILEGVVETTGITTQARTSYLADEILWGQRFVPIVSEEDGRYSVDYSKFGNTIKVPTPLCTARQLDEDPSLLDILTLARGSLRKRSMAVAKAKAKFSISPDSLS